One segment of Pandoraea pnomenusa DNA contains the following:
- a CDS encoding GlsB/YeaQ/YmgE family stress response membrane protein, with amino-acid sequence MDILVLLLVGLVAGWLAGLVVGGGLGLVGDIVVGVIGAFIGGWLLRHLGIAVGYGTLGRIITATIGAIVLLALLRLVRPVRR; translated from the coding sequence ATGGATATTCTCGTGCTCCTGCTCGTGGGGTTGGTCGCCGGCTGGCTGGCGGGGCTGGTGGTCGGGGGCGGACTCGGTCTCGTGGGCGACATCGTCGTCGGTGTGATCGGGGCGTTCATCGGCGGCTGGTTGCTGCGGCATCTGGGTATCGCGGTGGGATACGGCACGCTCGGGCGGATCATCACGGCGACGATCGGCGCGATCGTCCTGCTCGCCTTGTTGCGGCTGGTACGACCCGTGCGGCGTTAA
- a CDS encoding MDR family MFS transporter, whose protein sequence is MSATRKSVRPFIVASVMAATSMVAIEATIISTAMPQIVAQLGGLNLYSWVFSAFLLAQTAMTVVFGKLADLYGRKPVILAGIAIFLMASVGGGLAWSMPAMIAFRLLQGVGAACIQPVSLTIIADYYPISERGKVQGYLASVWAISAVLGPMLGGLIIRDLSWAWIFWINIPIGLLAALGFVLHLHEEAPRQRPSIDVLGAGLFTVAVAGLMIALTDANAFTDTHVWAGVLVCVIASLLFVWQERRARDPMISFALWSRRPIAAANAATLLSGMVLMGLTTFLPMYAQGVLRQTPVVAGMALTMIMVGWPIGSTVAAKTFTRFGLRRILVGGSLLMPVGGLVFALLGPSSSPLLAGFGSLLMGFSMGTGSVSALVLIQELVDPTQRGSATASNIFSRNLGSTLGATLFGAVLNFGLTRSDGLAPVTSDQLRHVLEDRGVATVADQAIRAVLHHSLHLTFLSMLAISIGVVLLLLLVPTNAVDRSRNIKRDKPEFVPGGH, encoded by the coding sequence ATGTCTGCGACACGCAAATCCGTGCGGCCATTCATTGTGGCTTCCGTCATGGCGGCGACTTCCATGGTTGCCATCGAAGCCACGATCATCTCGACGGCCATGCCGCAAATCGTCGCCCAGCTCGGCGGCCTGAATCTCTACAGCTGGGTCTTCTCCGCGTTCCTGCTCGCGCAGACGGCCATGACCGTGGTGTTCGGCAAGCTGGCCGATCTGTACGGCCGAAAACCCGTGATCCTCGCGGGCATCGCCATCTTCCTGATGGCGTCGGTCGGTGGCGGGCTGGCGTGGTCCATGCCGGCCATGATCGCCTTTCGCCTGTTGCAGGGCGTGGGCGCGGCCTGTATCCAGCCGGTCAGCCTGACCATCATTGCCGACTACTACCCGATCAGCGAGCGCGGCAAGGTGCAGGGTTACCTCGCGAGCGTGTGGGCCATTTCGGCGGTGCTCGGCCCGATGCTCGGCGGTCTCATCATCCGGGACCTGTCGTGGGCGTGGATCTTCTGGATCAATATCCCGATCGGCCTGCTCGCGGCGCTGGGTTTCGTCCTGCACCTGCACGAGGAGGCACCGAGGCAGCGTCCGAGCATCGATGTGCTCGGCGCCGGGCTCTTCACCGTGGCGGTGGCGGGGCTCATGATTGCACTCACCGATGCGAACGCGTTCACCGACACGCACGTGTGGGCTGGCGTGCTCGTATGCGTGATCGCCTCGCTGCTGTTCGTGTGGCAGGAGCGACGCGCCCGGGACCCGATGATTTCCTTCGCGCTCTGGAGCCGGCGTCCGATTGCGGCGGCCAATGCCGCGACGCTGCTCTCGGGCATGGTACTCATGGGCCTGACGACATTCCTGCCGATGTACGCGCAGGGCGTGTTGCGCCAGACGCCGGTCGTGGCCGGCATGGCGCTCACCATGATCATGGTCGGCTGGCCGATTGGCTCGACCGTGGCCGCCAAGACGTTCACGCGCTTCGGCCTGCGCCGCATTCTGGTGGGCGGCAGCCTGCTCATGCCCGTGGGGGGGCTCGTCTTTGCGTTACTGGGGCCGAGCAGTTCGCCGCTGCTCGCCGGCTTCGGCTCGTTGCTGATGGGCTTTTCGATGGGCACCGGCAGCGTGAGCGCGCTCGTGCTGATCCAGGAGCTGGTCGACCCGACGCAGCGCGGCAGCGCCACGGCGTCGAACATCTTCTCGCGCAATCTGGGCAGCACCCTGGGTGCGACGCTGTTCGGCGCCGTCCTCAATTTCGGGCTGACCCGTTCGGACGGGCTCGCGCCGGTGACGTCGGACCAATTGCGTCACGTGCTCGAAGACCGGGGCGTGGCGACGGTGGCCGATCAGGCGATCCGCGCCGTGCTGCATCACTCGCTGCACCTCACGTTCCTGTCGATGCTGGCGATTTCGATCGGCGTGGTGCTGTTGCTGCTGCTGGTGCCGACCAACGCCGTCGACCGCTCGCGCAACATCAAGCGCGACAAGCCGGAGTTCGTGCCCGGCGGGCATTGA
- a CDS encoding penicillin acylase family protein — MQRLNATHAASVLALAITTWSASAHADTANGTPPSQTLTVAGLLQPADILIDHNGVPHIFAANERDGFFVQGFNAARDRLFQIDLWRRRGLGQLSEVFGRAYVAQDDAARRFIYRGDMATEWRRYGPDAKPAAEAFAAGVNAYIDWLAAHPDQMPYEFRKVGYWPAKWTAEDIVRIRSHGLTRNLKSEVARAKVVCKASLDADGVRVGLQPAWKTQVPAGLDPCLPDDLLKVFELATQGVKITKDSLQRADADVVQLAGNGPYDVSTESAEGSNNWVISPQKSSTGRAIMANDPHRAYAAPSLRYIVQVSTPTLDLIGAGEPAIPGVAIGHNGTIAFGLTIFNIDQEDLYVYDLNPANPDQYRYRGKWVPMRTVHETIPVRDGPPVQTDLKFTKHGPVIHVDAARHRAYAVRTAWLEPGMSPYFDAMRYMRAKNYAQFQTALDTWGAPTVNQVYADAAGNIGWVPSGMAPIRPNWDGLMPVPGDGRYEWAGFWRRDQLPSAYNPSSGYFTTSNEMNMPPGYPYAERKLGFEWTNGSRHARIDEVLKAKEKVSLEDSERLQNDIVSIPARRLVALLAPLSSDDPNTAAALKLLKGWDAHMGADSAPAALEEVWFSRHLGRAYKNAVLPRTAAESFGAPDPAAMLDALEQPAARFGANADAKRNAVLLSSLGDAWTEMVKLQGADPGAWRWGKLQTNLNAHPLADAVDADMRARLNVGPLPKGGSPFTPNQSTYRVSDFRQTNGPSFRIVVDVGNWDNTRAMNLPGESGNPDSPHYRDLAQKWLDGEYFKLPYSRAAVEAATESRLHLVPEASR, encoded by the coding sequence ATGCAACGCCTCAACGCCACCCACGCCGCGAGCGTGCTCGCCCTGGCCATCACGACGTGGAGCGCGTCCGCGCACGCCGACACCGCGAACGGCACGCCGCCGTCGCAGACGCTTACGGTCGCCGGTCTGTTGCAGCCGGCCGACATCCTGATCGACCATAACGGCGTCCCTCACATCTTCGCCGCCAACGAGCGTGACGGCTTCTTCGTACAGGGCTTCAACGCCGCGCGCGACCGGCTGTTCCAGATCGACCTGTGGCGACGTCGCGGCCTTGGCCAGTTGTCCGAAGTTTTCGGACGCGCATACGTGGCGCAGGACGACGCCGCGCGTCGCTTCATCTATCGCGGAGACATGGCCACCGAATGGCGCCGCTACGGACCCGACGCGAAACCCGCGGCCGAAGCGTTCGCAGCCGGGGTGAACGCCTACATCGACTGGCTCGCCGCGCACCCCGACCAGATGCCTTATGAGTTCCGCAAGGTAGGCTACTGGCCGGCGAAGTGGACGGCCGAGGACATCGTACGCATCCGGAGTCACGGGCTCACGCGCAACCTCAAGAGCGAAGTGGCGCGCGCGAAGGTCGTCTGCAAGGCGTCGCTGGACGCCGACGGCGTGCGCGTCGGCCTGCAACCCGCATGGAAGACCCAGGTCCCCGCGGGCCTCGACCCCTGCCTTCCCGACGATCTGCTCAAGGTCTTCGAGCTGGCCACCCAGGGCGTGAAGATCACGAAGGACTCGCTGCAGCGTGCCGACGCCGACGTGGTGCAGCTCGCCGGGAATGGCCCGTACGACGTATCGACCGAATCGGCCGAGGGCAGCAACAACTGGGTGATTTCTCCGCAGAAGTCGTCGACGGGCCGCGCGATCATGGCCAACGACCCGCACCGCGCCTATGCCGCGCCGAGCCTGCGCTACATCGTGCAGGTGAGCACGCCCACGCTCGATCTGATCGGCGCCGGCGAGCCGGCCATCCCCGGCGTGGCGATCGGTCACAACGGCACCATCGCCTTCGGCCTCACGATCTTCAACATCGATCAGGAGGACCTGTACGTCTATGACCTGAATCCGGCCAACCCCGACCAGTATCGCTACCGCGGCAAATGGGTGCCGATGCGCACGGTGCACGAAACGATCCCGGTACGCGACGGCCCCCCGGTACAGACGGACCTGAAGTTCACGAAGCACGGGCCGGTGATCCACGTCGACGCGGCCCGGCATCGCGCATATGCCGTTCGCACGGCCTGGCTCGAACCGGGCATGTCGCCATACTTCGATGCCATGCGCTACATGCGCGCGAAGAACTATGCCCAGTTCCAGACGGCGCTCGACACCTGGGGCGCGCCGACCGTCAACCAGGTCTACGCCGACGCCGCGGGCAACATCGGCTGGGTGCCGAGCGGCATGGCGCCGATCCGGCCGAACTGGGATGGCCTGATGCCCGTGCCCGGCGATGGGCGCTACGAATGGGCCGGCTTCTGGCGACGCGATCAACTGCCTTCGGCGTACAACCCGTCGAGCGGCTACTTCACGACGTCCAACGAAATGAACATGCCGCCCGGCTACCCTTACGCCGAACGCAAGCTCGGGTTCGAGTGGACCAACGGCTCGCGGCACGCGCGCATCGACGAAGTGCTCAAGGCGAAGGAGAAAGTGTCGCTGGAAGATTCGGAGCGGCTGCAGAACGACATCGTGTCGATTCCGGCGCGCCGTCTCGTGGCACTGCTCGCGCCGCTGTCGAGCGACGACCCGAACACGGCCGCCGCGCTAAAGCTGCTCAAGGGTTGGGATGCCCATATGGGTGCGGATTCGGCACCGGCCGCGCTGGAGGAGGTCTGGTTCAGCCGGCATCTCGGGCGCGCGTACAAGAACGCCGTGCTGCCCCGGACTGCCGCCGAGAGCTTCGGCGCTCCCGATCCGGCCGCCATGCTCGACGCCCTGGAACAACCTGCCGCCCGCTTCGGCGCGAACGCCGACGCCAAACGCAACGCCGTGCTGCTCTCGAGCCTGGGCGACGCATGGACCGAAATGGTGAAGCTCCAGGGCGCGGATCCGGGTGCATGGCGATGGGGCAAGCTTCAGACGAATCTGAACGCCCACCCCTTGGCCGACGCCGTGGACGCCGACATGCGCGCCAGGCTCAATGTCGGCCCGCTTCCGAAGGGCGGTAGCCCGTTCACGCCGAACCAGTCGACGTACCGCGTGAGCGACTTCCGCCAGACCAACGGTCCCTCGTTCCGGATCGTGGTCGACGTGGGCAACTGGGACAACACCCGCGCAATGAACCTGCCAGGAGAATCGGGCAACCCGGACAGCCCACACTATCGCGACCTTGCGCAGAAGTGGCTCGACGGCGAGTACTTCAAGTTGCCTTATTCACGTGCGGCGGTCGAGGCGGCCACCGAGTCGCGCCTGCATCTGGTGCCCGAGGCGTCGCGCTGA
- a CDS encoding glycosyltransferase family 2 protein, with product MTMSRAANRSERRSSPTLPLSPTSSAASRTPLVSLVVPCHNEAPALGAFHRAVSQVIDHLPGVRFEIVCVNDGSTDDTLTELLALRRADARIRVIDFTRNFGKEAALSAGIDEARGDAVIPIDADLQDPPALIPVMIERWRNGADVVLAKRTNRASDSLAKRLAAGLYYRVHNRLSEVKLPENVGDFRLMDRRVITALRRLPERRRFMKGLFAWVGYHTEIVEYTRDPRAAGVSKFSGWRLWNFALEGITSFSTVPLRCWTYIGVSLALLSLAYGSYIVLRTLVHGIDVPGYASLLVGILFLGGIQLVGIGVIGEYVGRIYYESKGRPLYLVRRRYQTSVKVSHLPSHAPLHEADERTTSPRKALRAHANGGKPIASRTRRFIVR from the coding sequence ATGACCATGTCGCGCGCCGCCAACCGCTCCGAACGCCGTTCCTCGCCGACGCTGCCTCTCTCGCCGACGTCCTCGGCCGCGTCCCGCACGCCGCTCGTCTCGCTCGTCGTGCCCTGCCACAACGAGGCCCCCGCGCTCGGCGCGTTCCATCGGGCCGTGTCGCAGGTCATCGACCACCTGCCAGGCGTACGTTTCGAGATCGTGTGCGTCAACGACGGCAGCACCGACGACACCCTGACCGAACTGCTGGCCCTGCGCCGTGCGGACGCGCGCATCCGCGTCATCGACTTCACCCGCAACTTCGGCAAGGAAGCCGCGTTGAGCGCGGGGATCGACGAAGCGCGCGGCGATGCCGTCATTCCCATCGACGCCGACCTCCAGGACCCGCCCGCGCTCATCCCGGTGATGATCGAGCGCTGGCGCAACGGTGCCGATGTGGTCCTGGCCAAGCGCACCAACCGGGCAAGCGACAGCCTCGCCAAGCGCCTGGCCGCCGGTCTTTACTACCGCGTGCACAATCGCCTGTCGGAAGTGAAGCTGCCGGAGAACGTGGGCGATTTCCGCCTGATGGATCGCCGCGTGATCACGGCACTGAGACGCCTTCCCGAACGCCGCCGCTTCATGAAAGGACTGTTCGCCTGGGTCGGCTATCACACGGAAATCGTGGAATACACGCGTGATCCCCGGGCGGCCGGGGTATCCAAGTTCTCCGGCTGGCGGCTGTGGAATTTCGCGCTCGAAGGCATCACCAGTTTCAGCACCGTGCCGCTGCGGTGCTGGACCTACATCGGCGTCTCGCTCGCCCTGCTCTCGCTCGCGTATGGCAGCTACATCGTGTTACGCACGCTCGTTCACGGCATCGACGTGCCCGGCTACGCCTCGCTGCTCGTCGGCATCCTGTTCCTCGGCGGCATCCAGCTCGTGGGAATCGGCGTGATCGGCGAATACGTCGGACGCATCTACTACGAATCGAAGGGCCGCCCGTTGTATCTGGTGCGACGCCGCTATCAAACGAGTGTGAAGGTCAGCCACCTGCCGTCGCACGCTCCGCTACACGAGGCGGACGAGCGAACGACATCACCAAGGAAGGCGCTGCGCGCGCACGCCAACGGCGGCAAACCGATCGCCTCTCGCACGCGCCGGTTCATCGTCCGCTGA
- a CDS encoding glycosyltransferase family 87 protein, with protein sequence MASKSSAVVELTTREPRHWSDDRARIRLYSGAAVFIALVVLGAWAYRRYAVSPPTIGPIGLDFLPFWGASHFVLQGHALDAYNIDVMFRAQLAAEPWASQMGGVMPWLYPPVMMLLLAPVALLPFTYAYAVYAAVGFALYYAALRRTAPWRDARLAIVGFPGVLLVIVAGQIALYTTALAGFSLALLRKRPVWAGVLAGLLFVKPHIAILFPLAFLCARAWRALAACVATVVATTVLAALVFGPEVYPTFLHATTFARQSIVDGTAQIARVPTIFVMMKMLGAPLVVSAVVHGIVALGAVAVMIDFWRRPTAFALRAATLLCATALVSPYLYDYDLAILALVVAWYVRDGLSRGWLRGEREWLVVLWLTPSFGLFGVLHIGFQFMPVIPLLTLAMLWRRRRCLAHVPDSADTSNARGARPAILACHRPSGAPAYTRS encoded by the coding sequence ATGGCATCGAAGTCGTCGGCCGTCGTTGAACTGACAACGCGCGAACCCCGGCATTGGTCCGACGATCGCGCCCGCATCCGCCTGTACAGCGGCGCGGCGGTTTTCATCGCGCTCGTCGTGCTCGGCGCCTGGGCCTATCGACGCTACGCCGTCTCACCACCGACGATCGGCCCCATCGGCCTCGACTTCCTGCCGTTCTGGGGTGCCTCCCATTTCGTGCTGCAAGGCCACGCGCTCGACGCCTACAACATCGACGTCATGTTCCGAGCCCAACTGGCCGCGGAGCCATGGGCGAGCCAGATGGGCGGCGTCATGCCGTGGCTGTACCCGCCCGTGATGATGCTCCTGCTCGCGCCCGTCGCGCTCCTGCCCTTCACCTACGCGTACGCTGTCTATGCCGCCGTCGGCTTCGCGCTCTATTACGCCGCCCTGCGACGTACCGCACCATGGCGCGACGCCCGCCTGGCGATCGTCGGTTTCCCCGGCGTGCTGCTCGTGATCGTCGCCGGCCAGATCGCGCTGTACACCACCGCTCTGGCGGGCTTCTCGCTGGCACTGCTGCGCAAGCGGCCGGTCTGGGCGGGCGTGCTGGCCGGGCTGCTTTTCGTCAAGCCACACATTGCGATCCTGTTTCCGCTGGCATTTCTGTGCGCCCGCGCGTGGCGCGCGCTGGCCGCGTGCGTCGCAACCGTCGTCGCCACCACGGTGCTCGCCGCCCTCGTGTTCGGGCCCGAGGTGTATCCGACCTTCCTGCATGCCACGACCTTCGCGCGACAGAGCATCGTGGACGGCACCGCGCAGATCGCCCGCGTGCCAACGATCTTCGTGATGATGAAGATGCTTGGCGCGCCGCTCGTGGTGTCCGCCGTCGTGCATGGGATCGTCGCCCTGGGCGCCGTGGCGGTCATGATCGATTTCTGGCGCCGTCCGACCGCTTTTGCGCTACGCGCCGCCACGCTCTTGTGCGCAACCGCGCTCGTGAGCCCCTATCTGTACGACTACGATCTCGCGATCCTTGCGCTCGTCGTCGCGTGGTACGTGCGCGACGGCCTGTCGCGCGGCTGGCTGCGCGGCGAGCGCGAGTGGCTCGTCGTGCTGTGGCTCACGCCCTCGTTCGGACTGTTCGGTGTACTGCACATCGGCTTCCAGTTCATGCCGGTCATCCCGCTGCTCACGCTAGCGATGCTGTGGCGACGTCGCCGCTGCCTCGCGCACGTGCCCGACAGTGCCGATACGTCCAACGCCCGCGGCGCCCGGCCGGCCATCCTCGCCTGTCACCGGCCGTCCGGCGCCCCCGCGTACACGAGGTCATGA